A genomic segment from Chitinophaga flava encodes:
- a CDS encoding SusC/RagA family TonB-linked outer membrane protein: protein MNRISRLCLAALCLLLCHQLAQAQSTTQQVEGNVLSTDKSPLVGVTVAVKGGTSGTQTDANGHYKLQIANANTVLIFSFIGYSRREEPINGRHVISITLEEDRKKLEEIVVVGYGQQKKKDVTGSIASVGTKAIQEVPVTNAQQALQGRTPGVDVVSNSAKPGDEPTVRIRGTRSLSAGNDPLYVVDGIPYSGSLNDIGPGTIQSMDILKDASATAIYGSRGANGVVLITTTRGKVSKPIVSYSGSYGIVKNLGQTDLMNGEQFAEMRREANRTVGKYKDSNRDSSDKVIFTPIEYAGIQKGTNTDWQKLILSTGYQTNHAISVAGGTEKTKYAIGLGYYKDQGVLKLQSYERYNINIALDQMIGSRVKVGASLLGSYSNRRGETYNGINNALRMLPISAPYDDNGKLIIFPNGDSNLPNPLLDYVDGNRVENRKRFRLFTSLYGEVEIIDGLKYRLNVGPDISQYNYGLFQGRNNVNLLVGGGDATATKRSGETIAYTVENVLTYNKTFNRKHNIGFTGLYSVQRQRGDSSTADVRGVLVESQEYYNLGEAMNVTGVGSSLGSWTILSYMGRLNYGYDDRYLLTLTMRADGSSRFAPGKQWGYFPSVAAAWNISNEQFLKGHSTINNLKLRVSYGRIGNTGIDPYATQGQLSRIPYSFGSKGVIGYTPQMLRNPNLTWETTTSFDVGLDFGFFNNRLTGTVDYYKQKTTDLLMPFLLPYSNGFNSVLQNVGATSNTGLEVGLSGIVIDNPKGFNWSMDVNFSLNRSKILELMDGKQADIGNGWFVGQPTYVYYDYNKIGIWQTSDKTDGLGYKPVPGTIKVEDTNGDKKIDASDRKILGTPQPDWTAGTTQRFSYKNFELSVVAFARIGGMIRSDFYQNTNTLFGRFNNLNINYWTPTNPTNDFPRPNANQERPVNYQSLAYFDASFLKIRSISLSYALPEAAVKRMQMQDLRFNVSVKQPLILAPYRQKYKGVDPEDVNVIGIDAPATWMLQFGVNARF from the coding sequence ATGAATAGGATTTCACGTTTATGCCTTGCAGCGTTATGTCTACTGCTATGCCATCAGCTTGCTCAGGCACAATCAACCACCCAACAGGTCGAAGGAAACGTACTCTCGACAGATAAATCCCCGCTTGTAGGGGTAACGGTAGCCGTCAAAGGCGGTACTTCCGGCACACAGACGGATGCCAACGGGCATTACAAACTACAGATTGCCAATGCCAATACCGTACTGATCTTTTCCTTTATTGGTTACTCCCGGCGTGAAGAGCCGATCAACGGGCGCCACGTCATCAGCATCACCCTGGAAGAAGACCGTAAAAAACTGGAAGAAATAGTTGTGGTTGGTTACGGCCAGCAAAAGAAAAAAGATGTCACCGGCTCTATCGCTTCTGTAGGCACCAAAGCGATTCAGGAAGTACCGGTAACCAACGCCCAGCAAGCTTTACAGGGCCGTACACCAGGGGTAGACGTTGTTAGCAACAGCGCCAAACCCGGCGATGAGCCCACCGTGCGTATCCGCGGTACCCGCTCCCTCTCCGCCGGCAACGACCCGCTCTATGTGGTAGACGGCATCCCCTACTCCGGCAGTCTCAACGACATCGGCCCCGGTACTATCCAGTCAATGGATATCCTGAAAGACGCCTCCGCCACCGCTATCTACGGCTCCAGAGGGGCCAACGGCGTAGTGCTGATCACCACTACCCGCGGTAAAGTGAGTAAACCAATCGTCTCTTATTCCGGCTCCTACGGTATCGTAAAAAATCTTGGTCAAACAGACCTCATGAATGGGGAGCAGTTCGCTGAAATGAGACGGGAAGCCAACCGCACTGTCGGTAAATACAAAGATAGCAACCGTGACTCCTCAGATAAGGTAATCTTTACCCCTATCGAATATGCCGGCATCCAGAAAGGTACCAATACCGACTGGCAGAAACTGATCCTCTCTACCGGCTACCAAACCAATCACGCCATCAGTGTTGCCGGCGGTACGGAAAAAACAAAATATGCCATCGGCCTCGGTTACTACAAAGATCAGGGCGTCCTCAAACTACAAAGCTATGAACGCTATAATATCAACATCGCACTCGATCAGATGATCGGCTCCCGCGTGAAAGTAGGGGCGTCACTGTTAGGTTCCTACAGCAACCGCAGAGGTGAAACCTACAATGGTATCAACAACGCCCTGCGTATGCTGCCTATCTCTGCACCTTATGATGATAACGGCAAACTGATCATCTTCCCCAATGGCGACAGCAACCTCCCCAATCCATTGCTGGACTATGTAGATGGTAACCGTGTGGAAAACCGCAAACGTTTCCGTCTTTTTACCAGTTTGTACGGAGAAGTGGAAATCATCGACGGACTTAAATACAGATTGAACGTAGGTCCTGATATCTCACAATACAACTATGGCCTGTTTCAGGGACGCAACAACGTAAACCTGCTGGTAGGCGGTGGTGATGCCACCGCTACCAAAAGAAGTGGTGAAACGATTGCATATACAGTTGAAAATGTCCTCACCTACAACAAAACTTTTAACCGCAAACACAATATCGGCTTTACCGGTTTGTACAGCGTGCAAAGACAAAGAGGCGACAGCTCCACCGCAGATGTGCGCGGCGTACTGGTGGAATCACAGGAATATTATAACCTGGGCGAAGCCATGAACGTAACCGGCGTAGGCAGCAGCCTCGGCTCCTGGACTATCCTGTCTTACATGGGCCGCCTCAACTATGGCTACGATGATCGCTACTTGCTCACCCTCACCATGCGTGCAGACGGATCTTCCCGCTTTGCTCCCGGAAAACAATGGGGCTACTTCCCCTCTGTAGCCGCAGCATGGAACATCTCCAATGAACAATTTCTGAAAGGCCACAGCACCATCAATAACCTGAAACTACGTGTCAGCTACGGCCGTATAGGCAATACCGGTATTGATCCATACGCTACACAGGGACAGCTCTCCCGCATCCCCTATTCATTCGGAAGCAAAGGCGTGATCGGATATACACCGCAAATGCTGCGTAATCCTAACCTCACCTGGGAAACCACCACCTCCTTTGACGTTGGCCTAGACTTCGGATTCTTCAATAATCGTTTAACCGGTACCGTAGACTATTACAAACAGAAAACCACCGACCTGCTCATGCCTTTCCTGCTACCCTACAGCAACGGCTTCAACAGTGTTTTGCAGAATGTGGGTGCTACCAGCAATACCGGCCTGGAAGTGGGTTTGTCCGGCATCGTGATAGACAACCCCAAAGGATTCAACTGGAGCATGGATGTCAATTTCTCCCTGAACAGGTCTAAAATCCTGGAACTGATGGATGGTAAACAGGCAGACATCGGCAATGGCTGGTTTGTAGGGCAACCTACCTATGTGTACTACGACTACAATAAAATCGGCATCTGGCAAACCAGTGATAAAACTGACGGTCTGGGCTACAAACCGGTACCAGGAACCATCAAAGTGGAAGATACCAATGGTGACAAAAAGATAGATGCCAGCGATCGTAAAATACTGGGTACTCCGCAACCTGACTGGACAGCCGGTACCACACAACGTTTCAGCTACAAAAACTTTGAGTTGTCTGTAGTAGCCTTTGCCCGCATCGGCGGTATGATCAGAAGTGATTTCTATCAGAATACCAATACACTTTTCGGTCGGTTCAATAACCTGAACATCAACTACTGGACACCTACCAATCCTACCAACGATTTCCCCAGGCCTAATGCCAACCAGGAGCGACCGGTCAACTACCAGTCCCTCGCTTATTTTGACGCCAGCTTCCTGAAAATAAGAAGTATTTCGTTGTCATATGCCTTGCCCGAAGCTGCTGTAAAACGTATGCAGATGCAGGATCTTCGCTTTAATGTAAGCGTAAAACAACCACTCATACTGGCGCCATATCGACAGAAATACAAAGGTGTAGATCCCGAAGATGTAAATGTGATAGGTATCGATGCACCCGCTACCTGGATGCTGCAATTTGGCGTGAATGCACGGTTTTAA
- a CDS encoding DUF1801 domain-containing protein produces MLRPIDNYFLKQPEPLKSCLEFMRAYLLKADPNLKEDWKYGMPFYCYKGKMCCYLWVHKKYGQPYLGIVEGHSIDHPDLLTEKRARMKILLLDPEKDLPMKKINTIMKAVLALYRNGDAL; encoded by the coding sequence ATGTTAAGACCTATCGACAACTATTTCCTGAAACAGCCGGAGCCGCTGAAAAGCTGCCTGGAATTTATGCGCGCTTATCTGCTCAAAGCGGACCCCAACCTCAAAGAAGACTGGAAATACGGAATGCCTTTTTATTGTTACAAAGGGAAAATGTGTTGTTATCTCTGGGTACATAAAAAATATGGACAACCCTACCTGGGCATCGTAGAAGGACATAGTATAGATCATCCCGATCTGCTGACAGAAAAAAGAGCCAGAATGAAGATATTGCTGCTTGATCCCGAAAAAGACCTGCCCATGAAAAAAATTAATACTATCATGAAAGCGGTATTAGCGTTATACCGTAACGGTGATGCATTGTGA
- a CDS encoding 3-keto-disaccharide hydrolase encodes MKRTILLCGSLLCMYGSLFAQKNQWQPLFNGKDLKGWKQLGGKAVYNVEDGQIVGTTVTGTPNSFLATDKEYGDFILELEFKLGAPFNSGIQFRSQSREDYQNGRVFGYQMEIDPSDRKWSGGIYEEGRRGWQYPLELNPAGQQAFKNEGWNKYRIECRGNEMRTWVNGVPTAHLVDTALPKGFIALQVHGIGKNAADENKHIYWKNIRIIDKPAAAQYSPYDNIYVVNNIDNTISAQQKKNGFQLLWDGKTSKGWRGAYRKDFPATGWQMKDGILTIAHSNGDEEGSGGDIVTEKEYGAFELEFMFKLSAGANSGVKYFVNESYETGGKSAIGLEYQVLDDEKHPDAKLGRDGNRTLASLYDLMTRKQEKRALLPIGDWNKGRIIVYPNNHVEHWLNGFKVLEYERGSQAFKDLVAISKYKNWKNFGLWPVGHILLQDHGNEVSFKNIRIKVLK; translated from the coding sequence ATGAAAAGAACGATTTTATTATGCGGCAGCCTGCTTTGCATGTATGGCAGCCTATTCGCGCAGAAAAACCAGTGGCAGCCACTGTTTAATGGTAAAGACCTGAAAGGCTGGAAACAGCTGGGAGGCAAGGCCGTCTATAATGTTGAGGACGGTCAGATAGTAGGTACTACGGTAACGGGCACACCGAATTCCTTCCTGGCAACCGACAAGGAATACGGCGACTTTATTCTTGAGCTGGAATTTAAGCTGGGAGCGCCTTTTAACTCCGGCATCCAGTTCCGCAGCCAGAGCAGGGAAGACTATCAGAATGGCCGGGTATTTGGCTACCAGATGGAGATCGACCCTTCTGACCGCAAATGGAGCGGAGGTATTTATGAAGAAGGCAGAAGAGGCTGGCAGTATCCGCTGGAACTCAACCCTGCCGGACAACAAGCCTTCAAAAACGAGGGCTGGAATAAATACCGTATTGAATGCCGCGGCAATGAAATGCGTACCTGGGTAAATGGGGTACCTACTGCCCACCTGGTGGACACCGCGTTGCCAAAAGGTTTCATCGCCCTGCAGGTACATGGTATCGGCAAAAATGCTGCTGATGAAAACAAACACATCTACTGGAAGAATATCCGTATCATCGACAAACCAGCTGCTGCCCAGTATTCTCCCTACGACAATATTTATGTAGTCAACAATATTGACAATACTATCTCTGCCCAGCAGAAAAAGAACGGCTTTCAATTACTGTGGGACGGAAAAACCAGCAAAGGCTGGAGAGGGGCTTATAGAAAAGATTTCCCGGCCACCGGCTGGCAAATGAAAGACGGCATACTGACCATCGCTCATTCCAATGGTGATGAAGAAGGCAGTGGTGGTGATATTGTTACAGAAAAGGAATACGGCGCCTTTGAACTGGAATTTATGTTCAAACTCTCTGCAGGAGCCAATAGTGGTGTAAAATATTTCGTGAATGAATCATATGAGACGGGTGGTAAATCTGCCATCGGACTGGAATACCAGGTACTGGACGACGAAAAGCACCCGGATGCCAAGCTGGGCCGCGATGGCAACCGGACCCTGGCGTCTCTCTATGATCTCATGACAAGAAAACAGGAAAAACGTGCCCTACTACCTATTGGAGATTGGAACAAAGGTCGTATTATTGTGTATCCAAATAACCACGTGGAGCACTGGCTGAACGGTTTTAAAGTATTGGAATATGAGCGGGGCTCCCAAGCCTTCAAAGATCTGGTGGCGATCAGCAAATACAAAAACTGGAAAAATTTTGGTCTCTGGCCGGTAGGACACATCCTTTTACAGGATCATGGTAATGAGGTTTCCTTTAAAAATATTCGAATTAAAGTATTGAAATAA
- a CDS encoding DUF885 domain-containing protein, which produces MKYASLVLIGSLLAASCQQRASHSSPQASRDSLHQLAARYYEGNMALQPVQATLNGENKYNDQLPVDIGQPYRHRADSFYASYQEALKKIDTSSLSNNDRITYAMLQRELSLNREVLTYHEYLMPVQQFTCLPILMAQLGSGASAQPFKNKKDYENFMHRMEGFSAWADTAISNMRQGIATGYVLPEKLVIKTLPQLQDLSKKDSTNVFFAPLKTLPDSLDATAKQQLASEYNAAIEKFILPAYSRLYKFMQEEYLPKARKTSGIDGIPDGKKYYDYLVRSWTSTNKTPEEIYALGESEVARIRGEMEAIKNSTGFKGDLSAFFTFVRNDKKLRIFKTPAAVLDSFKAIENKIMPGVRKMYGHLPKSKFEIKQTEAYRAASASAEYQPGSPDGSRPGTFYVPILNAADFSYTGMECLFLHEAIPGHHFQFSLQQENDSLPQFRRFAWVGAFGEGYALYCESLGKELGLYTDPYMYFGRLTDEIHRAIRLVVDVGIHRKGWTREQAIKYMMDNEPVSEHEATAEIERYMAIPAQALSYKIGEIKIRELREKYTKALGDKFSLPAFHDELLKDGCIPLSVLEEKMARFYGSK; this is translated from the coding sequence ATGAAATACGCTTCTTTAGTGTTGATAGGAAGCCTGTTGGCTGCTTCCTGCCAGCAGCGCGCCAGTCACAGCAGTCCACAGGCCTCGCGGGATTCCCTCCACCAGCTTGCGGCCCGTTACTATGAAGGGAATATGGCGCTCCAGCCTGTGCAGGCTACTTTAAACGGTGAAAACAAGTACAATGACCAACTGCCGGTAGATATCGGCCAGCCCTACCGTCACCGGGCCGACTCTTTTTATGCCTCTTACCAGGAGGCCCTTAAAAAGATAGATACCTCCAGCTTATCTAATAATGATCGTATCACCTATGCCATGTTGCAGCGGGAACTGTCGCTCAACCGGGAAGTGCTTACTTATCATGAATACCTGATGCCGGTACAGCAGTTCACCTGCCTGCCCATCCTCATGGCCCAGCTGGGTTCCGGCGCTTCCGCCCAGCCTTTCAAAAACAAAAAGGATTACGAGAACTTCATGCACCGCATGGAAGGTTTTTCTGCATGGGCAGATACCGCTATCTCCAATATGCGCCAGGGTATTGCCACCGGTTATGTATTGCCGGAAAAGCTGGTGATCAAAACGCTTCCCCAGCTGCAAGACCTGTCTAAAAAAGACAGTACCAACGTTTTCTTCGCACCACTCAAAACGCTGCCTGATTCGCTGGATGCAACCGCCAAACAACAGCTTGCCAGCGAATACAATGCTGCCATCGAAAAATTTATCCTGCCGGCTTACAGCAGGCTGTACAAATTCATGCAGGAAGAATATCTGCCCAAAGCCCGCAAAACAAGCGGTATCGATGGTATCCCTGATGGCAAAAAATATTATGACTATCTCGTAAGATCCTGGACTTCAACCAATAAAACACCTGAAGAGATCTATGCGCTGGGTGAAAGTGAAGTGGCCCGCATCCGCGGAGAGATGGAAGCCATCAAAAACAGCACCGGCTTCAAAGGAGACCTGTCCGCATTTTTCACTTTTGTACGCAACGACAAAAAGTTGCGCATCTTCAAAACACCCGCTGCTGTACTCGATTCTTTCAAAGCGATCGAAAACAAAATCATGCCCGGTGTCAGAAAAATGTATGGTCATCTTCCCAAATCCAAATTTGAAATCAAACAAACAGAGGCCTACCGCGCTGCTTCAGCCTCTGCAGAATATCAGCCCGGCAGCCCTGATGGTTCCCGTCCGGGTACTTTTTATGTGCCTATCCTCAATGCGGCCGATTTCTCTTATACAGGCATGGAATGCCTCTTCCTGCATGAGGCCATTCCAGGACACCATTTCCAGTTCTCCCTGCAACAGGAAAATGACTCCCTGCCTCAGTTCCGCCGCTTCGCCTGGGTGGGCGCTTTCGGTGAAGGTTACGCCCTCTACTGCGAAAGCCTCGGTAAAGAACTGGGCTTGTACACCGATCCTTATATGTACTTCGGACGCCTTACCGACGAAATACACCGCGCCATTCGTTTAGTCGTTGACGTTGGTATACACCGCAAAGGCTGGACCCGTGAGCAAGCTATCAAATACATGATGGACAACGAACCGGTATCCGAACACGAAGCCACCGCCGAAATAGAACGCTACATGGCCATCCCGGCACAAGCCCTGTCCTATAAGATCGGTGAGATTAAAATCAGAGAGTTGCGGGAGAAATACACCAAAGCCCTTGGTGATAAATTCAGTCTGCCTGCTTTCCACGACGAGCTGTTGAAAGATGGTTGTATACCGTTGTCCGTGCTCGAAGAAAAAATGGCGAGATTTTACGGATCTAAATGA
- a CDS encoding Gfo/Idh/MocA family protein, protein MKRRDFIKTGSLAGIGAGLTILNFPVFGKNAPSNKLVLGVMGVNSRGNWLAQVAAKLPGAEIGYICDVEDGAIQKGLKAVAGAQERKPTVIKDIRKLLEQKDFDALIVAAPDHWHAPAAIMATAAGKHVYVEKPCAHNPHEGELLVAAAKKYNRLVQMGNQRRSWPNLQQAIKEVKEQGIIGKVHYGRGWYVNDRQPIGIGKKIPVPGTLDWDLWQGPAPRRDYLDNIVHYNWHWRWHWGTSETCNNATHELDCLRWFMDLEFPTKVTSAGGRYAHPKDDWETPDTQTLNFEFEGNKAITWEGRSCDPFTLEGSGRGFAIFGENGSLYNSGGDSYKIVDNKNKVVKEVKQAANPDQSVTNTVSPAGEFYDAVHINNFLESIRGKATLNSEINIGYRSTLLCLLGNIAQRTGRILHTDPANGRILNDKEAMKLWEREYEKGWAPKI, encoded by the coding sequence ATGAAAAGAAGAGACTTTATAAAAACCGGTTCCCTGGCTGGTATAGGAGCGGGGCTAACTATTCTCAATTTCCCGGTATTTGGGAAAAACGCACCCAGCAACAAGCTGGTGCTGGGCGTCATGGGTGTTAACTCCCGCGGGAACTGGCTGGCACAGGTAGCAGCCAAACTGCCGGGCGCTGAAATAGGCTATATCTGTGATGTAGAAGACGGCGCCATTCAAAAGGGGCTGAAAGCCGTTGCCGGTGCCCAGGAACGGAAACCGACCGTTATAAAGGATATCCGCAAACTGCTGGAACAGAAAGATTTTGATGCACTCATCGTGGCGGCACCTGACCACTGGCACGCCCCAGCCGCCATTATGGCCACCGCTGCCGGCAAACACGTGTATGTGGAAAAACCATGTGCCCATAATCCGCATGAAGGTGAGCTGCTGGTTGCCGCTGCAAAAAAATACAACCGCCTGGTGCAAATGGGCAACCAGCGCCGCTCCTGGCCCAACCTGCAACAAGCCATCAAAGAAGTAAAGGAACAAGGTATCATTGGTAAAGTACATTATGGGCGCGGCTGGTATGTCAACGACCGCCAACCTATCGGTATCGGTAAAAAAATTCCTGTGCCTGGTACGCTCGACTGGGATCTCTGGCAAGGTCCTGCACCCCGCAGAGACTACCTGGACAATATCGTACACTACAACTGGCATTGGCGCTGGCACTGGGGCACCTCCGAAACCTGTAACAACGCTACCCACGAACTCGACTGCCTGCGCTGGTTTATGGACCTGGAATTCCCTACTAAAGTTACTTCCGCCGGTGGCCGTTATGCCCACCCGAAAGATGACTGGGAAACACCAGATACACAAACCCTCAATTTCGAATTTGAAGGCAACAAAGCCATCACCTGGGAAGGCCGCAGCTGCGATCCTTTCACACTGGAAGGCAGTGGCCGCGGATTCGCCATCTTCGGTGAAAACGGCAGCCTTTACAACTCCGGCGGCGACAGCTACAAAATAGTAGACAATAAAAACAAAGTGGTGAAAGAGGTGAAACAAGCCGCTAATCCTGACCAGAGCGTGACCAACACCGTAAGCCCGGCAGGAGAATTTTATGATGCCGTGCATATCAATAACTTCCTGGAAAGCATCCGCGGAAAAGCGACGCTCAATTCAGAAATCAATATCGGTTACCGCAGTACACTCCTGTGCCTGCTCGGCAACATCGCTCAGCGTACCGGCCGCATACTGCATACCGACCCCGCTAATGGCCGCATCCTCAACGATAAGGAAGCCATGAAACTGTGGGAAAGAGAATATGAAAAAGGCTGGGCTCCTAAAATATAA
- a CDS encoding sulfite exporter TauE/SafE family protein, which produces MEYLQQSNYLSILVIGIVVGYLSGLLGKGGSAISTPALQIFAGVNPFFALASPLPASISSTLSATAVYTKEKLFNKRVVLLGALFGVPATIAGSWMSSFLQGKTLMILTALFIMSLGSSLLYSYLRNKGTSVETPLNSNDIKASQVMGAALCIGFLAGLLANAGGILFSTFFIRRLKMPIKQALACAVMLSAILSVPGAITHWCLGHIDWNIALLLSLTAFPASYLGAKTAVKMKTPLLEKIFALTLVLFGLYDIVYTLWV; this is translated from the coding sequence ATGGAATATTTACAACAATCCAACTACCTGTCAATACTGGTGATAGGTATAGTTGTCGGCTATTTATCGGGCCTGCTGGGCAAAGGCGGCAGTGCTATCAGTACCCCTGCGCTGCAGATTTTTGCAGGCGTCAATCCTTTTTTTGCACTGGCATCTCCACTGCCGGCATCTATTTCCAGCACACTCTCTGCCACAGCGGTATATACCAAAGAAAAGCTGTTTAATAAAAGAGTGGTATTACTGGGGGCTTTATTTGGCGTGCCCGCCACTATCGCGGGTTCCTGGATGAGCAGTTTTCTGCAGGGAAAAACATTGATGATACTGACTGCTTTGTTTATTATGTCTTTAGGCTCTTCTTTGCTGTATTCCTATCTGCGCAACAAAGGCACTTCTGTGGAAACACCGCTGAACAGTAATGATATAAAGGCCTCCCAGGTAATGGGCGCTGCTTTGTGTATCGGTTTTTTGGCAGGCCTGCTGGCCAATGCAGGCGGTATCCTGTTCAGCACCTTTTTTATCAGGCGTCTGAAGATGCCCATCAAACAGGCACTTGCCTGCGCGGTGATGCTTTCAGCGATATTGTCGGTGCCGGGTGCCATTACACACTGGTGCCTCGGGCATATTGACTGGAACATCGCGCTGCTGTTGTCTTTAACAGCTTTCCCGGCTTCTTACCTCGGCGCTAAAACGGCAGTAAAAATGAAAACACCCCTGCTGGAAAAAATCTTCGCGCTAACACTAGTGCTTTTCGGATTGTACGATATTGTATATACGCTGTGGGTTTAG
- a CDS encoding MmcQ/YjbR family DNA-binding protein, whose amino-acid sequence MFDNTLDFCRSLPAVTTEKKWDNELRFFVGEKLFCMLSLDPPHRVSFKCTPSQYHQLIAKPGIVPAPHLARYHWVQVKQEDLMPSVELEHFLHNAYDLILESLPPYEQEAIQKQRRVDA is encoded by the coding sequence ATGTTTGACAATACCCTTGATTTTTGCCGGTCTTTACCGGCTGTGACCACAGAAAAGAAGTGGGATAATGAACTGCGTTTTTTTGTGGGGGAGAAATTATTCTGCATGCTCTCTCTTGACCCGCCCCATCGTGTATCCTTCAAATGTACGCCCAGTCAGTATCATCAGCTGATAGCCAAACCGGGTATTGTGCCGGCACCGCATCTCGCGCGTTATCATTGGGTACAGGTGAAGCAGGAAGATCTGATGCCTTCAGTAGAACTGGAGCATTTCCTGCACAATGCCTACGACCTGATCCTTGAAAGCCTGCCTCCCTACGAGCAGGAGGCAATTCAGAAACAGCGGAGAGTGGACGCCTGA
- a CDS encoding alkaline phosphatase family protein has protein sequence MRKTVVLDVVGLSASLLEHMPFLKGYAQQRHMATVSPMLPAVTTAVQSTYLTGEWPSEHGIVGNGWYDRTDCEIKFWKQSNKLVEGPKIWDKAKHLDPSFTCAQMCWWYNMYANVDYSLTPRPNYLSDGRKIPDCYTTPDTLRDYLTQELGPFPLFNYWGPTANIKSSQWIADASILTDKRYDPTLTLIYLPHLDYCLQKFGQDPAGIAKELKEIDAVCQQLITYYQQKGCDPIVLSEYGITNVNNPVHINRVLREEGLLAIRVERGLELLDPGASKVFAVSDHQLAHIYFNDPSCFRRVRELLEKVPGVQMVLDREGKREHHLNHERSGDLVLVADANSWFTYYYWLDDNKAPDFARIVDIHRKPGYDPVEMFMNPADPLIKLKAAAKLLKKKLGFRYLMNVIPLDATLIKGSHGRLEENPANHAVVISKTSLAQKQLQAIDVYDVIWNQLTGE, from the coding sequence ATGAGAAAGACAGTTGTATTGGATGTTGTTGGGCTATCCGCCTCTTTGCTGGAGCATATGCCATTTCTGAAAGGTTATGCGCAGCAGCGGCATATGGCAACCGTATCACCGATGTTACCGGCAGTAACCACTGCGGTACAAAGCACCTATCTTACAGGCGAATGGCCAAGTGAACACGGTATTGTAGGTAACGGCTGGTATGACCGTACCGATTGCGAAATCAAATTCTGGAAACAATCCAACAAACTGGTGGAAGGCCCGAAAATCTGGGATAAGGCTAAGCACCTGGATCCTTCCTTTACTTGTGCTCAGATGTGCTGGTGGTACAATATGTACGCCAACGTGGACTACTCCCTGACACCCCGTCCCAATTATCTTTCAGACGGCCGCAAAATACCGGACTGTTATACAACACCCGATACACTGCGGGATTATCTTACCCAGGAACTGGGACCATTCCCGCTGTTCAATTACTGGGGCCCTACTGCCAATATCAAATCGTCGCAGTGGATTGCAGACGCTTCGATATTGACAGACAAACGATACGATCCTACTTTAACACTGATATACCTCCCGCACCTCGATTACTGTCTGCAGAAATTCGGGCAGGATCCCGCTGGTATTGCCAAAGAGCTGAAGGAAATTGATGCTGTATGCCAGCAGTTGATTACCTACTATCAGCAGAAAGGCTGCGACCCGATCGTATTGTCTGAATACGGTATCACCAATGTCAATAATCCGGTACATATCAACCGTGTCCTGCGTGAGGAAGGCCTGCTGGCTATACGTGTGGAGAGAGGCCTTGAGCTGCTCGATCCCGGTGCGTCCAAAGTATTTGCAGTATCTGACCACCAGCTGGCGCATATCTATTTCAACGATCCATCCTGCTTCAGAAGAGTAAGGGAGCTGTTGGAAAAAGTACCCGGTGTACAAATGGTGCTCGACCGGGAAGGCAAAAGAGAACACCACCTGAATCATGAACGCAGCGGCGATCTGGTACTGGTAGCCGATGCCAACAGCTGGTTTACCTACTACTACTGGTTGGACGATAACAAAGCACCCGATTTTGCGCGCATTGTGGATATCCATCGCAAACCGGGATATGATCCGGTGGAAATGTTTATGAATCCTGCAGATCCACTGATCAAACTGAAAGCTGCAGCCAAACTGCTGAAGAAAAAACTGGGCTTCCGTTACCTCATGAATGTAATCCCGCTGGATGCTACGCTCATCAAGGGTTCACACGGCCGTCTGGAAGAAAACCCTGCCAATCATGCAGTGGTGATCAGCAAAACGTCACTGGCGCAAAAGCAGTTGCAGGCCATCGACGTATACGACGTGATATGGAATCAGCTGACGGGTGAATAA